From one Thalassospira lucentensis genomic stretch:
- a CDS encoding VOC family protein: MKLASIRFIAADIKQMVAFYEMILGRKAEWLAPVFAELVGPGATLAIGASETVALWKEGSGEPGANRTAYLEIQVEDVDAEFERLKDKVQLVHDLKTMPWGNKTFQFRDPEGNAVSIYMPETEAAKKRFATR; the protein is encoded by the coding sequence ATGAAACTCGCATCAATCCGCTTCATCGCAGCCGATATCAAGCAAATGGTCGCGTTTTACGAAATGATCTTGGGCCGCAAGGCGGAGTGGCTTGCTCCAGTCTTCGCTGAGCTTGTGGGACCTGGTGCAACGCTTGCAATCGGCGCATCTGAAACTGTAGCACTTTGGAAAGAAGGAAGTGGTGAGCCGGGAGCCAATCGGACGGCCTATCTGGAGATTCAGGTTGAGGATGTCGATGCGGAATTCGAGCGCCTGAAGGACAAAGTGCAACTAGTGCACGACCTGAAGACGATGCCGTGGGGCAACAAGACATTTCAATTCCGCGATCCGGAAGGAAACGCAGTCTCGATTTACATGCCGGAAACGGAAGCCGCCAAAAAGCGCTTCGCTACACGATAG